Proteins encoded in a region of the Panthera tigris isolate Pti1 chromosome B2, P.tigris_Pti1_mat1.1, whole genome shotgun sequence genome:
- the BAG6 gene encoding large proline-rich protein BAG6 isoform X15, whose product MEPSDTTSTTTSMEEPDSLEVLVKTLDSQTRTFIVGAQMNVKEFKEHIAASVSIPSEKQRLIYQGRVLQDDKKLQEYNVGGKVIHLVERAPPQTQLPSGASSGIGSASATHGGGPPPGTRGPGASVHDRNANSYVMVGTFNLPSDGSAVDVHINMEQAPIQSEPRVRLVMAQHMIRDIQTLLSRMECRGGPQAQHSQPPPQTPTVAPESVALSSQTSEPVESEVPPREPMEAEEVEERAPAQSPELTPSGPAPAGPTPAPETNAPNHPSPAEYVEVLQELQRLESRLQPFLQRYYEVLGAAATTDYNNNQEGREEDQRLINLVGESLRLLGNTFVALSDLRCNLACAPPRHLHVVRPMSHYTTPMVLQQAAIPIQINVGTTVTMTGNGTRPPPTSNAEAAPPGPGQASSLAPTSTTVESSTEGVPPPGPAPPPTTSHPRVIRISHQSVEPVVMMHMNIQDSGTQPGGVPSAPTGPLGPPGHGQTLGQQVPGFPTAPTRVVIARPTPPQARPSHPGGPPISGTLSAGLGTNASLAQMVSGLVGQLLMQPVLVAQGTPGMAPPPAPATASASAGTTNTATTAGPAPGGPTQPPPPQPSAADLQFSQLLGNLLGPAGPGAGGPGMASPTITVAMPGVPAFLQGMTDFLQATQTAPPPPPPPPPPPPAPEQQTMPPPGSPSGGAGSPGGLGLESLSPEFFTSVVQGVLNSLLGSLGARAGSSESIAAFIQRLSGSSNIFEPGADGALGFFGALLSLLCQNFSMVDVVMLLHGHFQPLQRLQPQLRSFFHQHYLGGQEPTPGNIRTATHTLITGLEEYVRESFSLVQVQPGVDIIRTNLEFLQEQFNSIAAHVLHCTDSGFGARLLELCNQGLFECLALNLHCLGGQQMELAAVINGRIRRMSRGVNPSLVSWLTTMMGLRLQVVLEHMPVGPDAILRYVRRVGDPPQPLPEEPMEVQGSERTSPEPQRENASPAPGTTAEEAMSRGPPPAPEGGGSRDEQDGASAETEPWAAAVPPEWVPIIQQDIQSQRKVKPQPPLSDAYLSGMPAKRRKLRADIQKRLQEDPNYSPQRFPNAHRAFADDP is encoded by the exons ATGAATGTAAAGGAATTTAAGGAGCACATCGCTGCCTCTGTCAGCATTCCCTCTGAGAAACAACGGCTCATCTATCAGGGACGAGTTCTGCAGGATGATAAGAAGCTCCAGGAATACA atGTTGGGGGAAAGGTTATTCACCTGGTGGAACGGGCTCCTCCTCAGACGCAGCTCCCTTCTGGGGCATCTTCTGGGATAGGGTCTGCCTCAGCCACCCATGGTGGGGGACCCCCGCCTGGTACTCGGGGGCCTGGGGCCTCTGTTCATGACCGGAATGCCAACAGCTATGTCATGGTTGGAACCTTCAATCTTCCT AGTGACGGCTCTGCTGTGGATGTTCACATCAACATGGAACAGGCCCCGATTCAG AGTGAGCCCCGAGTACGGCTGGTGATGGCTCAGCACATGATCAGAGATATACAGACCTTACTTTCTCGGATGGAG TGTCGAGGGGGACCCCAAGCACAGCACAGTCAGCCGCCCCCACAGACGCCAACCGTGGCCCCGGAGTCTGTAGCCTTGAGTTCTCAAACATCAGAACCAGTTGAAAGTGAAGTGCCTCCTCGGGAGCCCATGGAGGCCGAAGAAGTGGAGGAGCGtgccccagcccagagcccggagctCACCCCTTCCGGCCCAGCTCCAGCGGGCCCAACACCTGCCCCAGAGACCAATGCACCCAA CCATCCTTCCCCTGCGGAGTATGTTGAAGTGCTCCAGGAGCTACAGCGGCTTGAGAGCCGCCTCCAGCCCTTCCTGCAGCGCTACTATGAGGTTCTGGGCGCTGCCGCCACCACGGACTACAACAACAAC CAAGAGGGCCGCGAAGAGGACCAGCGCTTGATCAACTTGGTGGGGGAGAGCCTACGGCTGCTGGGCAACACTTTTGTGGCGCTGTCTGACCTGCGCTGCAACCTGGCCTGTGCGCCCCCACGACACCTGCATGTGGTCCGGCCCATGTCTCACTACACCACCCCCATGGTGCTCCAGCAGGCAGCCATTCCCATCCAG ATCAACGTGGGAACCACCGTGACCATGACGGGGAATGGGACTCGGCCCCCCCCGACTTCTAATGCGGAGGCAGCTCCCCCTGGTCCTGGGCAGGCCTCATCCCTGGCTCCCACTTCTACCACTGTCGAGTCCTCAACCGAGGGTGTTCCCCCGCCAGGGCCGGCTCCCCCCCCGACCACCAGCCACCCAAGGGTCATCCGGATTTCCCACCAGAGCGTGGAACCTGTAGTTATGATGCACATGAACATCCAAG ATTCTGGCACACAGCCCGGTGGAGTTCCGAGTGCTCCCACTGGCCCCCTAGGACCCCCTGGTCATGGCCAAACCCTGG GACAGCAGGTGCCGGGTTTCCCGACAGCTCCGACCCGGGTGGTGATTGCTCGGCCTACCCCTCCACAGGCTCGGCCTTCCCATCCTGGGGGGCCCCCAATCTCGGGTACTCTA AGCGCTGGACTAGGTACCAATGCCTCTTTGGCCCAGATGGTGAGCGGCCTCGTGGGGCAGCTTCTTATGCAGCCCGTTCTTGTGG CTCAGGGGACCCCAGGAATGGCaccacctccagcccctgccaCTGCTTCAGCCAGTGCAGGCACCACCAACACAGCAACCACAGCTGGTCCTGCCCCCGGGGGACCCACCCAGCCTCCACCCCCTCAACCCTCAGCGGCCGATCTTCAGTTCTCACAGCTCCTAGGGAACCTGCTGGGTCCTGCGGGGCCAGGGGCCGGAGGGCCTGGCATGGCTTCTCCCACCATCACCGTGGCGATGCCTGGTGTCCCTGCCTTTCTCCAGGGCATGACCGACTTTCTGCAG GCGACACAGAcggcccctccgccccccccgccacccccacccccacccccggccccagaGCAGCAGACCATGCCCCCACCAGGGTCCCCTTCTGGTGGCGCAGGGAGTCCTGGAGGCCTGGGTCTTGAGAGCCTTTCACCGGAGTTTTTTACCTCCGTGGTGCAGGGCGTACTGAACTCCCTGCTGGGCTCCCTGGGGGCTCGGGCTGGCAGTAGTGAAAGTATTGCTGCTTTCATACAGCGCCTCAGTGGATCAAGCAACATCTTTGAGCCTGGGGCTGATGGGGCCCTCG GATTCTTTGGGGCCCTACTCTCTCTGCTGTGCCAGAACTTTTCCATGGTGGATGTGGTGATGCTTCTTCATGGGCATTTCCAGCCACTGCAGCGGCTCCAGCCCCAGCTGCGATCCTTTTTCCACCAGCACTACCTGGGTGGCCAAGAGCCCACACCTGGTAACATACGG ACGGCAACCCACACGTTGATCACAGGGCTGGAAGAGTACGTGCGGGAGAGTTTT TCTTTGGTGCAGGTTCAGCCAGGGGTGGACATCATCCGGACAAACCTGGAATTTCTCCAAGAGCAGTTCAATAGCATCGCTGCTCATGTGCTGCACTGCACAG ACAGTGGATTTGGGGCCCGCCTGCTTGAGTTGTGTAACCAGGGCCTGTTTGAATGCCTGGCCCTCAACCTGCACTGCTTGGGGGGACAGCAGATGGAGCTTGCCGCGGTCATCAATGGCCGAATT CGTCGCATGTCTCGTGGGGTGAACCCGTCCTTGGTGAGCTGGCTGACCACTATGATGGGACTGAGGCTTCAGGTGGTTCTGGAGCACATGCCCGTAGGCCCTGATGCCATTCTCAGATATGTTCGCAGGGTTGGTGATCCCCCCCAG CCACTTCCTGAGGAGCCAATGGAAGTTCAGGGATCAGAGAGAACTTCCCCTGAGCCTCAG CGGGAGAatgcttccccagcccctggaacaACAGCAGAAGAGGCCATGTCCCGAGGTCCGCCTCCTGCTCCTGAGGGCGGCGGCTCCCGTGACGAACAGGATGGAGCTTCAGCTGAGACAGAACCTTGGGCGGCCGCAGTCCCCCCA GAGTGGGTTCCGATTATCCAGCAGGACATTCAGAGCCAGCGGAAGGTGAAGCCGCAGCCTCCCCTGAGCGATGCCTACCTCAGTGGTATGCCTGCCAAGAGACGCAAG ctccgGGCTGATATACAAAAGCGACTACAGGAAGACCCCAACTACAGCCCCCAGCGCTTCCCTAATGCCCACCGGGCCTTTGCTGATGATCCCTAG
- the BAG6 gene encoding large proline-rich protein BAG6 isoform X12: MEPSDTTSTTTSMEEPDSLEVLVKTLDSQTRTFIVGAQMNVKEFKEHIAASVSIPSEKQRLIYQGRVLQDDKKLQEYNVGGKVIHLVERAPPQTQLPSGASSGIGSASATHGGGPPPGTRGPGASVHDRNANSYVMVGTFNLPSEPRVRLVMAQHMIRDIQTLLSRMECRGGPQAQHSQPPPQTPTVAPESVALSSQTSEPVESEVPPREPMEAEEVEERAPAQSPELTPSGPAPAGPTPAPETNAPNHPSPAEYVEVLQELQRLESRLQPFLQRYYEVLGAAATTDYNNNQEGREEDQRLINLVGESLRLLGNTFVALSDLRCNLACAPPRHLHVVRPMSHYTTPMVLQQAAIPIQINVGTTVTMTGNGTRPPPTSNAEAAPPGPGQASSLAPTSTTVESSTEGVPPPGPAPPPTTSHPRVIRISHQSVEPVVMMHMNIQDSGTQPGGVPSAPTGPLGPPGHGQTLGSTLIQLPSLPPEFMHAVAHQITHQAMVAAVASAAAGQQVPGFPTAPTRVVIARPTPPQARPSHPGGPPISGTLSAGLGTNASLAQMVSGLVGQLLMQPVLVAQGTPGMAPPPAPATASASAGTTNTATTAGPAPGGPTQPPPPQPSAADLQFSQLLGNLLGPAGPGAGGPGMASPTITVAMPGVPAFLQGMTDFLQATQTAPPPPPPPPPPPPAPEQQTMPPPGSPSGGAGSPGGLGLESLSPEFFTSVVQGVLNSLLGSLGARAGSSESIAAFIQRLSGSSNIFEPGADGALGFFGALLSLLCQNFSMVDVVMLLHGHFQPLQRLQPQLRSFFHQHYLGGQEPTPGNIRTATHTLITGLEEYVRESFSLVQVQPGVDIIRTNLEFLQEQFNSIAAHVLHCTDSGFGARLLELCNQGLFECLALNLHCLGGQQMELAAVINGRIRRMSRGVNPSLVSWLTTMMGLRLQVVLEHMPVGPDAILRYVRRVGDPPQPLPEEPMEVQGSERTSPEPQRENASPAPGTTAEEAMSRGPPPAPEGGGSRDEQDGASAETEPWAAAVPPEWVPIIQQDIQSQRKVKPQPPLSDAYLSGMPAKRRKLRADIQKRLQEDPNYSPQRFPNAHRAFADDP; this comes from the exons ATGAATGTAAAGGAATTTAAGGAGCACATCGCTGCCTCTGTCAGCATTCCCTCTGAGAAACAACGGCTCATCTATCAGGGACGAGTTCTGCAGGATGATAAGAAGCTCCAGGAATACA atGTTGGGGGAAAGGTTATTCACCTGGTGGAACGGGCTCCTCCTCAGACGCAGCTCCCTTCTGGGGCATCTTCTGGGATAGGGTCTGCCTCAGCCACCCATGGTGGGGGACCCCCGCCTGGTACTCGGGGGCCTGGGGCCTCTGTTCATGACCGGAATGCCAACAGCTATGTCATGGTTGGAACCTTCAATCTTCCT AGTGAGCCCCGAGTACGGCTGGTGATGGCTCAGCACATGATCAGAGATATACAGACCTTACTTTCTCGGATGGAG TGTCGAGGGGGACCCCAAGCACAGCACAGTCAGCCGCCCCCACAGACGCCAACCGTGGCCCCGGAGTCTGTAGCCTTGAGTTCTCAAACATCAGAACCAGTTGAAAGTGAAGTGCCTCCTCGGGAGCCCATGGAGGCCGAAGAAGTGGAGGAGCGtgccccagcccagagcccggagctCACCCCTTCCGGCCCAGCTCCAGCGGGCCCAACACCTGCCCCAGAGACCAATGCACCCAA CCATCCTTCCCCTGCGGAGTATGTTGAAGTGCTCCAGGAGCTACAGCGGCTTGAGAGCCGCCTCCAGCCCTTCCTGCAGCGCTACTATGAGGTTCTGGGCGCTGCCGCCACCACGGACTACAACAACAAC CAAGAGGGCCGCGAAGAGGACCAGCGCTTGATCAACTTGGTGGGGGAGAGCCTACGGCTGCTGGGCAACACTTTTGTGGCGCTGTCTGACCTGCGCTGCAACCTGGCCTGTGCGCCCCCACGACACCTGCATGTGGTCCGGCCCATGTCTCACTACACCACCCCCATGGTGCTCCAGCAGGCAGCCATTCCCATCCAG ATCAACGTGGGAACCACCGTGACCATGACGGGGAATGGGACTCGGCCCCCCCCGACTTCTAATGCGGAGGCAGCTCCCCCTGGTCCTGGGCAGGCCTCATCCCTGGCTCCCACTTCTACCACTGTCGAGTCCTCAACCGAGGGTGTTCCCCCGCCAGGGCCGGCTCCCCCCCCGACCACCAGCCACCCAAGGGTCATCCGGATTTCCCACCAGAGCGTGGAACCTGTAGTTATGATGCACATGAACATCCAAG ATTCTGGCACACAGCCCGGTGGAGTTCCGAGTGCTCCCACTGGCCCCCTAGGACCCCCTGGTCATGGCCAAACCCTGG GCTCCACCCTCATCcagctgccctccctgccccctgagTTCATGCACGCCGTCGCCCACCAGATCACTCATCAGGCCATGGTGGCAGCTGTTGCCTCCGCGGCCGCAG GACAGCAGGTGCCGGGTTTCCCGACAGCTCCGACCCGGGTGGTGATTGCTCGGCCTACCCCTCCACAGGCTCGGCCTTCCCATCCTGGGGGGCCCCCAATCTCGGGTACTCTA AGCGCTGGACTAGGTACCAATGCCTCTTTGGCCCAGATGGTGAGCGGCCTCGTGGGGCAGCTTCTTATGCAGCCCGTTCTTGTGG CTCAGGGGACCCCAGGAATGGCaccacctccagcccctgccaCTGCTTCAGCCAGTGCAGGCACCACCAACACAGCAACCACAGCTGGTCCTGCCCCCGGGGGACCCACCCAGCCTCCACCCCCTCAACCCTCAGCGGCCGATCTTCAGTTCTCACAGCTCCTAGGGAACCTGCTGGGTCCTGCGGGGCCAGGGGCCGGAGGGCCTGGCATGGCTTCTCCCACCATCACCGTGGCGATGCCTGGTGTCCCTGCCTTTCTCCAGGGCATGACCGACTTTCTGCAG GCGACACAGAcggcccctccgccccccccgccacccccacccccacccccggccccagaGCAGCAGACCATGCCCCCACCAGGGTCCCCTTCTGGTGGCGCAGGGAGTCCTGGAGGCCTGGGTCTTGAGAGCCTTTCACCGGAGTTTTTTACCTCCGTGGTGCAGGGCGTACTGAACTCCCTGCTGGGCTCCCTGGGGGCTCGGGCTGGCAGTAGTGAAAGTATTGCTGCTTTCATACAGCGCCTCAGTGGATCAAGCAACATCTTTGAGCCTGGGGCTGATGGGGCCCTCG GATTCTTTGGGGCCCTACTCTCTCTGCTGTGCCAGAACTTTTCCATGGTGGATGTGGTGATGCTTCTTCATGGGCATTTCCAGCCACTGCAGCGGCTCCAGCCCCAGCTGCGATCCTTTTTCCACCAGCACTACCTGGGTGGCCAAGAGCCCACACCTGGTAACATACGG ACGGCAACCCACACGTTGATCACAGGGCTGGAAGAGTACGTGCGGGAGAGTTTT TCTTTGGTGCAGGTTCAGCCAGGGGTGGACATCATCCGGACAAACCTGGAATTTCTCCAAGAGCAGTTCAATAGCATCGCTGCTCATGTGCTGCACTGCACAG ACAGTGGATTTGGGGCCCGCCTGCTTGAGTTGTGTAACCAGGGCCTGTTTGAATGCCTGGCCCTCAACCTGCACTGCTTGGGGGGACAGCAGATGGAGCTTGCCGCGGTCATCAATGGCCGAATT CGTCGCATGTCTCGTGGGGTGAACCCGTCCTTGGTGAGCTGGCTGACCACTATGATGGGACTGAGGCTTCAGGTGGTTCTGGAGCACATGCCCGTAGGCCCTGATGCCATTCTCAGATATGTTCGCAGGGTTGGTGATCCCCCCCAG CCACTTCCTGAGGAGCCAATGGAAGTTCAGGGATCAGAGAGAACTTCCCCTGAGCCTCAG CGGGAGAatgcttccccagcccctggaacaACAGCAGAAGAGGCCATGTCCCGAGGTCCGCCTCCTGCTCCTGAGGGCGGCGGCTCCCGTGACGAACAGGATGGAGCTTCAGCTGAGACAGAACCTTGGGCGGCCGCAGTCCCCCCA GAGTGGGTTCCGATTATCCAGCAGGACATTCAGAGCCAGCGGAAGGTGAAGCCGCAGCCTCCCCTGAGCGATGCCTACCTCAGTGGTATGCCTGCCAAGAGACGCAAG ctccgGGCTGATATACAAAAGCGACTACAGGAAGACCCCAACTACAGCCCCCAGCGCTTCCCTAATGCCCACCGGGCCTTTGCTGATGATCCCTAG
- the BAG6 gene encoding large proline-rich protein BAG6 isoform X16: MEPSDTTSTTTSMEEPDSLEVLVKTLDSQTRTFIVGAQMNVKEFKEHIAASVSIPSEKQRLIYQGRVLQDDKKLQEYNVGGKVIHLVERAPPQTQLPSGASSGIGSASATHGGGPPPGTRGPGASVHDRNANSYVMVGTFNLPSEPRVRLVMAQHMIRDIQTLLSRMECRGGPQAQHSQPPPQTPTVAPESVALSSQTSEPVESEVPPREPMEAEEVEERAPAQSPELTPSGPAPAGPTPAPETNAPNHPSPAEYVEVLQELQRLESRLQPFLQRYYEVLGAAATTDYNNNQEGREEDQRLINLVGESLRLLGNTFVALSDLRCNLACAPPRHLHVVRPMSHYTTPMVLQQAAIPIQINVGTTVTMTGNGTRPPPTSNAEAAPPGPGQASSLAPTSTTVESSTEGVPPPGPAPPPTTSHPRVIRISHQSVEPVVMMHMNIQDSGTQPGGVPSAPTGPLGPPGHGQTLGQQVPGFPTAPTRVVIARPTPPQARPSHPGGPPISGTLQSAGLGTNASLAQMVSGLVGQLLMQPVLVAQGTPGMAPPPAPATASASAGTTNTATTAGPAPGGPTQPPPPQPSAADLQFSQLLGNLLGPAGPGAGGPGMASPTITVAMPGVPAFLQGMTDFLQATQTAPPPPPPPPPPPPAPEQQTMPPPGSPSGGAGSPGGLGLESLSPEFFTSVVQGVLNSLLGSLGARAGSSESIAAFIQRLSGSSNIFEPGADGALGFFGALLSLLCQNFSMVDVVMLLHGHFQPLQRLQPQLRSFFHQHYLGGQEPTPGNIRTATHTLITGLEEYVRESFSLVQVQPGVDIIRTNLEFLQEQFNSIAAHVLHCTDSGFGARLLELCNQGLFECLALNLHCLGGQQMELAAVINGRIRRMSRGVNPSLVSWLTTMMGLRLQVVLEHMPVGPDAILRYVRRVGDPPQPLPEEPMEVQGSERTSPEPQRENASPAPGTTAEEAMSRGPPPAPEGGGSRDEQDGASAETEPWAAAVPPEWVPIIQQDIQSQRKVKPQPPLSDAYLSGMPAKRRKLRADIQKRLQEDPNYSPQRFPNAHRAFADDP, from the exons ATGAATGTAAAGGAATTTAAGGAGCACATCGCTGCCTCTGTCAGCATTCCCTCTGAGAAACAACGGCTCATCTATCAGGGACGAGTTCTGCAGGATGATAAGAAGCTCCAGGAATACA atGTTGGGGGAAAGGTTATTCACCTGGTGGAACGGGCTCCTCCTCAGACGCAGCTCCCTTCTGGGGCATCTTCTGGGATAGGGTCTGCCTCAGCCACCCATGGTGGGGGACCCCCGCCTGGTACTCGGGGGCCTGGGGCCTCTGTTCATGACCGGAATGCCAACAGCTATGTCATGGTTGGAACCTTCAATCTTCCT AGTGAGCCCCGAGTACGGCTGGTGATGGCTCAGCACATGATCAGAGATATACAGACCTTACTTTCTCGGATGGAG TGTCGAGGGGGACCCCAAGCACAGCACAGTCAGCCGCCCCCACAGACGCCAACCGTGGCCCCGGAGTCTGTAGCCTTGAGTTCTCAAACATCAGAACCAGTTGAAAGTGAAGTGCCTCCTCGGGAGCCCATGGAGGCCGAAGAAGTGGAGGAGCGtgccccagcccagagcccggagctCACCCCTTCCGGCCCAGCTCCAGCGGGCCCAACACCTGCCCCAGAGACCAATGCACCCAA CCATCCTTCCCCTGCGGAGTATGTTGAAGTGCTCCAGGAGCTACAGCGGCTTGAGAGCCGCCTCCAGCCCTTCCTGCAGCGCTACTATGAGGTTCTGGGCGCTGCCGCCACCACGGACTACAACAACAAC CAAGAGGGCCGCGAAGAGGACCAGCGCTTGATCAACTTGGTGGGGGAGAGCCTACGGCTGCTGGGCAACACTTTTGTGGCGCTGTCTGACCTGCGCTGCAACCTGGCCTGTGCGCCCCCACGACACCTGCATGTGGTCCGGCCCATGTCTCACTACACCACCCCCATGGTGCTCCAGCAGGCAGCCATTCCCATCCAG ATCAACGTGGGAACCACCGTGACCATGACGGGGAATGGGACTCGGCCCCCCCCGACTTCTAATGCGGAGGCAGCTCCCCCTGGTCCTGGGCAGGCCTCATCCCTGGCTCCCACTTCTACCACTGTCGAGTCCTCAACCGAGGGTGTTCCCCCGCCAGGGCCGGCTCCCCCCCCGACCACCAGCCACCCAAGGGTCATCCGGATTTCCCACCAGAGCGTGGAACCTGTAGTTATGATGCACATGAACATCCAAG ATTCTGGCACACAGCCCGGTGGAGTTCCGAGTGCTCCCACTGGCCCCCTAGGACCCCCTGGTCATGGCCAAACCCTGG GACAGCAGGTGCCGGGTTTCCCGACAGCTCCGACCCGGGTGGTGATTGCTCGGCCTACCCCTCCACAGGCTCGGCCTTCCCATCCTGGGGGGCCCCCAATCTCGGGTACTCTA CAGAGCGCTGGACTAGGTACCAATGCCTCTTTGGCCCAGATGGTGAGCGGCCTCGTGGGGCAGCTTCTTATGCAGCCCGTTCTTGTGG CTCAGGGGACCCCAGGAATGGCaccacctccagcccctgccaCTGCTTCAGCCAGTGCAGGCACCACCAACACAGCAACCACAGCTGGTCCTGCCCCCGGGGGACCCACCCAGCCTCCACCCCCTCAACCCTCAGCGGCCGATCTTCAGTTCTCACAGCTCCTAGGGAACCTGCTGGGTCCTGCGGGGCCAGGGGCCGGAGGGCCTGGCATGGCTTCTCCCACCATCACCGTGGCGATGCCTGGTGTCCCTGCCTTTCTCCAGGGCATGACCGACTTTCTGCAG GCGACACAGAcggcccctccgccccccccgccacccccacccccacccccggccccagaGCAGCAGACCATGCCCCCACCAGGGTCCCCTTCTGGTGGCGCAGGGAGTCCTGGAGGCCTGGGTCTTGAGAGCCTTTCACCGGAGTTTTTTACCTCCGTGGTGCAGGGCGTACTGAACTCCCTGCTGGGCTCCCTGGGGGCTCGGGCTGGCAGTAGTGAAAGTATTGCTGCTTTCATACAGCGCCTCAGTGGATCAAGCAACATCTTTGAGCCTGGGGCTGATGGGGCCCTCG GATTCTTTGGGGCCCTACTCTCTCTGCTGTGCCAGAACTTTTCCATGGTGGATGTGGTGATGCTTCTTCATGGGCATTTCCAGCCACTGCAGCGGCTCCAGCCCCAGCTGCGATCCTTTTTCCACCAGCACTACCTGGGTGGCCAAGAGCCCACACCTGGTAACATACGG ACGGCAACCCACACGTTGATCACAGGGCTGGAAGAGTACGTGCGGGAGAGTTTT TCTTTGGTGCAGGTTCAGCCAGGGGTGGACATCATCCGGACAAACCTGGAATTTCTCCAAGAGCAGTTCAATAGCATCGCTGCTCATGTGCTGCACTGCACAG ACAGTGGATTTGGGGCCCGCCTGCTTGAGTTGTGTAACCAGGGCCTGTTTGAATGCCTGGCCCTCAACCTGCACTGCTTGGGGGGACAGCAGATGGAGCTTGCCGCGGTCATCAATGGCCGAATT CGTCGCATGTCTCGTGGGGTGAACCCGTCCTTGGTGAGCTGGCTGACCACTATGATGGGACTGAGGCTTCAGGTGGTTCTGGAGCACATGCCCGTAGGCCCTGATGCCATTCTCAGATATGTTCGCAGGGTTGGTGATCCCCCCCAG CCACTTCCTGAGGAGCCAATGGAAGTTCAGGGATCAGAGAGAACTTCCCCTGAGCCTCAG CGGGAGAatgcttccccagcccctggaacaACAGCAGAAGAGGCCATGTCCCGAGGTCCGCCTCCTGCTCCTGAGGGCGGCGGCTCCCGTGACGAACAGGATGGAGCTTCAGCTGAGACAGAACCTTGGGCGGCCGCAGTCCCCCCA GAGTGGGTTCCGATTATCCAGCAGGACATTCAGAGCCAGCGGAAGGTGAAGCCGCAGCCTCCCCTGAGCGATGCCTACCTCAGTGGTATGCCTGCCAAGAGACGCAAG ctccgGGCTGATATACAAAAGCGACTACAGGAAGACCCCAACTACAGCCCCCAGCGCTTCCCTAATGCCCACCGGGCCTTTGCTGATGATCCCTAG